A region of Fusarium keratoplasticum isolate Fu6.1 chromosome 6, whole genome shotgun sequence DNA encodes the following proteins:
- a CDS encoding putative alpha/beta-glucosidase agdC, translating to MEHLQTFSAVAMGLLIYLSLFITTAVAVSIDACPGYSASNVEETTNGLTADLTLLGEPCNVYGIDAPELKLVVEYQTDKRLHVKIYDAGEKVYQIPESIIPRPSKSGKKIEQSDLVFDLKAEPFSFTVSRRDSKEVLFDTSAEKLIFESQYVRLRTNLPKDPNIYGLGEHSDSFRLPTNSSYRRTMWNREAIVIPQNTNLYGSHPMYLEHRKSGSHGVLLMNSNGMDIDLNITPEGDHYLEYNTIGGILDFYFFAGPTPTEVSKQHAEAIGLAAMMPYWSLGFHQAKYGYWDVNVLAEVVANYSTANIPLEVLWSDIDYMDMRKDFTTDPERFPMSKMRELVDTLHNRQQQLVMMLDPGISTNSSYESFQRGQEAGAFLKAADGSNYRGVQWAGEVVWPDYHSKEGHDWWVDEMERFFDPETGLDIDGVWNDMNEASNFCPNVDCDPAKHAKDTNTPPQPPENHRPRPNTGRPIPGFPDSFQPNSTLAKRQDASSEWEKALAHRDLFNPPYSIQNAMGRLSDRTIYTNISNHDGTAQYDTHNLYGLTMVKATYDGMIKRKPGKRPFVLTRSTFLHSSAWSAHWFGDNRSSWAHYRISIAQMLGFTAVHNYPMVGSDVCGFNGRAEENMCSRWVLLGAFMPFFRNHADVASTNQEFYLWESVTKVAQKAIDARYRLLDYIYTALHHASSTGVPSVNPLFFIYTSDSNTFGIDTQFFLGDSLLVSPVVEDDSQSVTFYLPDDLFYDFWTHKPIRGQGEHVTVDNVGFDEIPVYIRGGSIVPLRNESANTTAELRKKNFNLVVAQDENGYAEGSLYLDDGESIEGKSSEIKFVLEDNILTANGTFGYRSSLEVESITILSEKGSGTISLKESLDRPFEVQTKIERRIVDQQGSLP from the exons TGTCTACGGCATAGACGCGCCCGAGTTGAAACTTGTGGTTGAGTACCAGACAG ACAAGCGGCTACATGTGAAGATTTACGATGCGGGTGAAAAAGTTTACCAAATCCCCGAGTCCATCATCCCTAGACCTTCAAAAAGCGGCAAGAAGATCGAACAATCCGACTTGGTTTTCGACCTCAAGGCAGAACCTTTCTCCTTTACAGTGTCTCGGCGCGACTCAAAGGAGGTCTTGTTTGATACAAGCGCCGAAAAGCTGATTTTCGAGTCTCAATATGTTCGGCTGAGAACAAATCTCCCCAAAGACCCAAACATCTATGGCCTTGGTGAGCATTCCGACTCTTTTCGACTCCCTACGAATTCCTCCTACCGAAGGACCATGTGGAATCGAGAGGCAATCGTGATCCCGCAAAACACGAACCTTTATGGAAGTCACCCCATGTATCTTGAGCACCGAAAATCCGGCAGCCATGGTGTTTTGTTGATGAACTCGAACGGGATGGATATTGACCTTAATATCACACCCGAGGGCGACCATTACCTCGAGTACAACACGATTGGAGGCATTCTTGACTTTTATTTCTTTGCTGGCCCCACCCCGACAGAAGTCAGCAAACAGCATGCTGAAGCGATTGGTCTGGCAGCCATGATGCCATACTGGTCTCTGGGTTTTCACCAAGCCAAGTATGGCTACTGGGACGTCAACGTGTTAGCAGAAGTCGTGGCGAACTACTCGACGGCCAATATCCCACTGGAGGTCTTGTGGAGTGACATTGACTACATGGACATGCGCAAAGACTTTACCACAGACCCCGAGCGCTTTCCCATGAGCAAGATGCGAGAGCTCGTCGATACTCTGCACAATCGACAGCAGCAACTGGTCATGATGCTAGACCCCGGAATCAGCACCAACAGCAGCTACGAGTCTTTCCagcgaggccaagaagcaggtgCCTTTCTCAAAGCCGCTGATGGTTCCAATTACCGAGGTGTTCAATGGGCGGGCGAAGTTGTCTGGCCAGACTACCACTCTAAAGAGGGCCATGACTGGTGGGTTGACGAGATGGAAAGATTCTTTGACCCAGAGACAGGTCTTGATATTGATGGTGTTTGGAATGATATGAACGAAGCGTCCAACTTTTGTCCCAACGTTGACTGCGATCCTGCAAAGCATGCAAAGGATACAAACAcgcctcctcaacctcccgAGAATCACAGGCCTCGACCAAACACGGGGAGACCAATCCCAGGATTCCCGGACAGCTTTCAGCCCAACAGCACATTAGCGAAGCGGCAGGATGCAAGCAGTGAATGGGAAAAGGCCCTTGCGCATAGAGATCTGTTCAATCCACCGTACTCTATCCAGAATGCGATGGGAAGGCTAAGCGATCGAACCATTTacaccaacatcagcaaCCACGACGGCACCGCGCAGTACGACACGCATAACCTCTACGGCCTAACCATGGTCAAAGCAACTTACGACGGCATGATCAAGAGGAAACCCGGCAAGAGACCCTTTGTCTTGACTCGGTCAACCTTTCTACACTCCAGTGCATGGTCTGCCCACTGGTTCGGCGACAACCGGTCTTCGTGGGCTCACTACCGTATCTCGATAGCCCAGATGCTCGGCTTCACGGCTGTACACAACTATCCCATGGTGGGATCAGATGTCTGTGGGTTCAACGGACGGGCAGAGGAAAACATGTGCTCTCGCTGGGTTCTGCTTGGAGCTTTTATGCCATTCTTCCGCAACCACGCCGATGTTGCCTCCACAAACCAGGAGTTTTACCTCTGGGAGTCTGTCACTAAGGTGGCTCAAAAGGCCATTGACGCTCGGTATAGACTGTTGGATTACATCTATACGGCACTACACCACGCCAGTTCTACAGGCGTGCCCAGCGTCAACCCATTATTCTTCATCTATACGTCCGACAGCAACACGTTTGGCATCGACACACAGTTCTTTCTAGGAGACTCTCTGCTGGTATCCCccgttgtcgaggatgacTCTCAGTCTGTTACTTTCTATCTACCAGACGATCTCTTTTACGATTTCTGGACGCACAAACCTATCCGTGGTCAGGGTGAGCACGTCACAGTGGATAATGTCGGCTTCGATGAGATTCCCGTATACATCCGCGGTGGAAGCATCGTGCCGCTGAGGAATGAGTCAGCCAACACGACTGCAGAGCTTCGAAAGAAGAATTTTAATCTCGTGGTTGCGCAAGATGAAAATGGTTATGCGGAAGGATCCTTGTATCTCGATGACGGTGAGAGTATAGAAGGCAAGTCGTCAGAGATCAAGTTTGTGTTGGAGGACAACATCCTCACCGCCAACGGAACGTTCGGATACCGTTCTAGCCTAGAGGTCGAGAGTATTACCATTCTATCAGAAAAGGGCAGTGGCACAATATCTTTGAAGGAGAGTCTGGATAGGCCATTTGAAGTGCAGACAAAGATTGAAAGGAGAATAGTAGACCAGCAGGGCTCACTGCCCTAG
- a CDS encoding HET domain-containing protein has translation MSSFSYEPLASPDEIRVLDLLPGPGPISCRIRNVRLSDKPHYEALSYCWGTATGQKNISVNGHDFPVGPNLYSALKNLREASQSRCMWIDAVCINQTDNNEKNVQVPLMREIYETCQRAVIWLGPSNFLTRRALRVLKVLLEYSHAWPLGFTRVSVDCWRHAEHNLGQTTGRTAASDRRLDENWFWDRIYDALAFEYLWKRQWFSRVWILQEATVSPDAIVKCGEDEISWSHLTDYWSWNSKADIIPTHAEAPFVNRVSWKRDLAMDLFIAFALNEASSATNPRDKIYGVLAFVRKRDYIDITVDYSKDAADVYLDFTTAVLKARPDLGVLVRSRGVRPNSKTNLPSWSLDWEHDQMQQWWSWTYSGHNHRASIPSPARATKDSKAEVEFIENDKVLGLLGAEVDEVVAVGFGMPDADEWAWTQTFRAYITWREVAQLDSPGVYEPTGQPRREMFWRTMKWFTLYNPVRVEDENAQFDAFDNRVVMLTSFLPKRLFGNQVGAALLTLWDTLLSIGATVRFYTTDPSWLFDASAGWGRVMFRTSSGYVGLGPPNLKPGDKIFLVNGCKAPMAFRPSGKRWKVVGETYVHGIMSGEAFDSSKCERMWVE, from the coding sequence atgtcttcCTTCAGCTACGAGCCTCTCGCCTCGCCAGACGAAATCCGCGTCTTGGATTTACTGCCCGGGCCGGGTCCAATATCATGCCGAATCAGGAATGTTCGACTGTCTGACAAGCCACACTATGAGGCATTGTCTTACTGCTGGGGTACAGCAACCGGGCAGAAAAATATCTCTGTCAACGGGCATGACTTTCCTGTTGGACCAAACCTCTACTCGGCTTTGAAGAATCTGAGAGAGGCTAGTCAGTCCCGTTGCATGTGGATTGATGCGGTATGCATCAACCAGACGGACAATAACGAAAAGAACGTCCAGGTTCCTCTCATGCGGGAGATTTATGAGACATGTCAAAGAGCTGTTATATGGCTAGGGCCGTCGAACTTCCTGACTAGGAGAGCGCTTCGTGTGCTCAAGGTTCTTTTGGAATACTCCCATGCATGGCCTCTTGGATTTACCAGGGTTTCGGTGGATTGCTGGAGACATGCAGAGCATAACCTCGGTCAAACCACTGGACGAACAGCAGCGAGCGACAGAAGACTCGATGAGAACTGGTTCTGGGACAGAATCTATGATGCCTTGGCATTTGAGTATCTCTGGAAGAGGCAGTGGTTCTCTCGCGTGTGGATCTTGCAAGAGGCAACCGTTTCCCCGGATGCCATCGTCAAGTGTGGTGAAGACGAAATCAGCTGGTCGCACCTCACTGATTACTGGAGTTGGAACTCCAAGGCCGATATTATTCCAACTCATGCTGAAGCACCTTTCGTTAATCGGGTTTCTTGGAAGAGGGATCTTGCTATGGATCTATTTATTGCGTTTGCGCTGAACGAGGCTTCCTCGGCGACCAATCCTCGGGACAAGATCTATGGAGTCCTTGCCTTTGTTAGAAAAAGGGACTATATCGACATTACTGTGGACTATTCCAAAGACGCTGCCGATGTTTATCTCGATTTTACGACTGCGGTTCTGAAAGCACGGCCTGATCTCGGTGTTCTTGTCCGGAGTCGCGGCGTTCGACCCAACTCAAAGACCAATCTTCCGTCATGGTCACTCGATTGGGAACATGACCAGATGCAACAGTGGTGGTCCTGGACCTACTCTGGACATAACCACAGGGCCAGCATCCCCAGTCCGGCTCGTGCCACCAAAGATTCCAAGGCAGAGGTCGAGTTTATCGAGAACGACAAGGTTCTGGGACTTCTGGGAGCAGAGGTGGATGAAGTTGTGGCCGTGGGATTCGGCATGCCTGATGCTGATGAGTGGGCTTGGACACAAACGTTTCGAGCCTATATCACCTGGCGTGAAGTTGCTCAGCTCGACTCCCCGGGTGTCTACGAACCCACGGGGCAGCCTCGACGCGAGATGTTCTGGAGAACAATGAAGTGGTTCACTTTGTACAACCCTGTTCGTGTGGAAGACGAGAATGCACAGTTTGACGCCTTTGACAACCGTGTTGTCATGCTAACAAGCTTTCTTCCTAAGCGATTGTTTGGCAATCAAGTTGGAGCTGCCCTCCTCACCTTATGGGACACACTTCTTTCTATAGGAGCGACCGTTAGATTCTACACCACAGACCCGTCCTGGCTGTTTGACGCTTCTGCTGGATGGGGGAGAGTCATGTTCAGGACATCAAGTGGTTACGTGGGTCTTGGGCCGCCTAACCTCAAGCCTGGGGACAAGATCTTTCTGGTTAATGGCTGCAAGGCACCAATGGCCTTTAGACCTTCTGGGAAGCGGTGGAAGGTGGTTGGTGAGACGTATGTTCATGGCATCATGTCTGGGGAGGCATTTGATAGCAGCAAGTGTGAGAGGATGTGGGTAGAGTGA
- a CDS encoding GH16 domain-containing protein, translated as MSYRWIIAALAYLVTIAAAWQAPAYSGYTRVWYDPFRGNWGVSVNQNTWNVIKKDKNYNNELQRYTGDQRNLRLSGRSTLQLVPQYTPSTISNWTSARIESKYTLTPAVGKITRIEASIKFGTNSATRKQGIWPAFWMLGDSNRRGVAWPACGEIDIMENINGQSIGYASLHCNKAPGGICNEPTGLAAQTPLPDTNYHVWRVQIDRRNSNWKSQSITWYMDGRVFHKVTGAKINDAKTWKALAYSPLYIILNVAVGGDWPGNPNKYTYGDRGSMMEVGYVAHYISK; from the exons ATGTCTTATCGCTGGATTATTGCAGCCCTCGCCTACTTGGTGACCATCGCCGCAGCCTGGCAGGCTCCCGCATATAGCGGCTACACTCGTGTCTGGTACGACCCGTTCAGAGGAAACTGGGGCGTCTCAGTGAACCAAAACACATGGAACGTCATCAAGAAAGACAAGAACTATAACAACGAACTTCAACGATACACCGGAGATCAGCGCAATCTCCGCCTCAGTGGTAGAAGCACCCTCCAGCTAGTCCCTCAGTACACTCCCTCAACAATCAGCAACTGGACATCTGCTCGTATCGAGAGCAAATACACCTTGACTCCAGCCGTCGGCAAGATCACCAGAATCGAGGCTAGCATCAAATTTGGCACCAACTCGGCGACGCGCAAGCAGGGCATCTGGCCTGCCTTCTGGATGCTCGGCGACTCCAACCGACGAGGCGTCGCGTGGCCCGCCTGCGGAGAGATCGACATTATGGAGAACATCAACGGCCAAAGCATCGGATACGCCTCTCTTCACTGCAACAAGGCCCCTGGTGGTATCTGCAACGAGCCCACTGGTCTTGCTGCTCAGACTCCTCTACCCGACACCAACTATCACGTCTGGCGAGTGCAAATTGACCGCCGAAACAGCAACTGGAAGTCACAATCCATCACATGGTACATGGACGGCAGGGTATTCCACAAGGTGACTGGtgccaagatcaacgacGCCAAGACGTGGAAGGCTCTCGCCTACAGCCCATTGTACATCATCCTCAACGTCGCCGTTGGGGGCGACTGG CCCGGCAACCCCAATAAATACACATATGGAGATAGGGGTAGTATGATGGAAGTAGGATATGTCGCTCATTATATATCCAAGTAG
- a CDS encoding Amb-all domain-containing protein produces the protein MRFEIVFTSALAAFVQSASAAGVTGAAEGFAKGVTGGGSASPVYPTTTSQLVSYLTDSSARVIILDRTFDFTGTEGTSTETGCAPYGTASACQVAINKDSWCNNYQPNAPKVSVKYDKAALNPIVVGSNKSLVGVGSKGVIKGKGLYIAKGAKNVIIQNIHITTLNPQYVWGGDAIALDNTDLVWIDHVTTSLIGRQHIVLGNGPSNRVTISNNKIDGATSWSATCNGYHYWGLYFTGSADTVTFKNNYIYKTSGRAPKVGGNTLLHAVNNYWYDNAGHAFEIGSGGQVVAEGNVFQNVVAPIETSSFAGKLFSSPSTSANAVCSSYLGHTCQVNGFGSSGTLSGSDTDFLANFKGKNVASAAAYSTVTGLSTSAGFGTI, from the exons ATGAGATTCGAAATCGTTTTTACTTCCGCACTTGCGGCTTTTGTTCAATCTGCTTCGGCCGCTGGCGTCACTGGTGCCGCCGAGGGCTTTGCCAAGGGCGTTACCGGTGGTGGCTCAGCCAGCCCCGTCTACCCCACGACAACTTCACAGCTGGTCTCCTACCTTACCGACTCGTCTGCCCGAGTCATCATCTTGGACCGAACCTTTGACTTCACCGGCACTGAGGGCACCTCCACCGAGACTGGTTGCGCTCCTTACGGTACTGCTTCCGCCTGCCAGGTCGCTATCAACAAGGACAGCTGGTGCAACAACTACCAGCCCAACGCCCCCAAGGTCAGCGTCAAGTATGACAAGGCTGCGTTGAACCCTATTGTCGTTGGATCCAACAAGAGTCTTGTTGGTGTCGGCAGCAAGGGTGTtatcaagggcaagggtcTTTACATTGCCAAGGGTGCCAAGAACGTCATCATTCAGAACATTCACATCACTACCCTCAACCCTCAGTACGTCTGGGGTGGCGATGCTATTGCCCTGGATAACACCGACCTCGTCTGGATCGACCACGTCACTACCTCCCTGATTGGCCGTCAGCACATTGTTCTCGGCAACGGTCCCAGCAACCGAGtgaccatctccaacaacaaaaTCGACGGTGCTACCTCTTGGTCTGCTACTTGCAACGGTTACCACTACTGGGGCCTTTACTTCACTGGCTCTGCTGAT ACCGTCACCTTCAAGAACAACTACATCTACAAGACCTCCGGCCGTGCCCCCAAGGTCGGTGGaaacaccctcctccacgccGTCAACAACTACTGGTACGACAACGCCGGTCACGCTTTCGAGATTGGTTCCGGTGGCCAGGTCGTCGCCGAGGGCAATGTCTTCCAGAACGTCGTTGCTCCTATCGAGACCTCCAGCTTCGCCGGCAAGCTCTTCTCCAGCCCTAGCACCTCTGCTAACGCCGTCTGCTCTTCTTACCTCGGCCACACTTGCCAGGTCAACGGCTTCGGAAGCTCTGGCACCCTTTCTGGCAGCGACACCGACTTCTTGGCCAACTTCAAGGGCAAGAATGtcgcttctgctgctgcttacTCGACTGTCACTGGTCTCTCGACTAGCGCTGGATTTGGCACCATTTAA